In a genomic window of Sinorhizobium meliloti:
- a CDS encoding ABC transporter permease — protein sequence MSTHAQAPAAVELSKAAAEKKYPARMPRHGNASTYRRVVIGLLAIAVLAPVGLIIYQSFLTAAFFSPRAKFGFDAYRYVFSDKNFYKALGTTAIFSFGMVAIAVPLGGLLAFLITRTDVRAKRLLEVLVLVPMFISSIVLAFGYTVSVGPTGFVSLFVRDIIGVVPWNIYSLPGMILIAGLSHVPHVYLYVSSAMRNLPSDLEEAARTTGASIWQVSRDVTLPMVLPALIFAAALNILLGFETFGIPLVLGDPNGIMVLTTYIYKLTTLFGTPTYQLMAVVAVVLVLITLPLVWMQRKLLRNARKYAAMGGKGARVSTLKLGNSGQIIALSIIGLWLFVSVVLPIGGITVRAFVDAWGEGVNLWSQLTFSNFSRMLEVPSLYNGIINTIVLSVVGGAVAVAIYLAVGLAGHRNWGMSNTVLDYIVLLPRALPGLVVGLAFFWVFLFVPLLTPLRPTLVSLFVAYLVVGLSYGLRLLQGTLIQVAPELEESARTTGATIGRTWKDVVIPIVRPGLAGAWALIMIIFLREYATGVYLMGAGTEVIGSLMVSLLQTGAMNTIAALALISIVLTGAGLALALRLGAKIHD from the coding sequence ATGTCTACCCACGCTCAAGCACCGGCCGCAGTCGAGCTTTCAAAGGCCGCAGCCGAAAAGAAATATCCGGCGAGAATGCCCCGCCACGGCAATGCGAGCACCTACAGGCGCGTCGTCATCGGCCTGCTCGCAATCGCGGTGCTGGCGCCGGTCGGCCTGATCATCTACCAGAGCTTCCTGACGGCTGCCTTCTTCAGCCCGCGCGCCAAGTTCGGGTTCGATGCCTATCGCTACGTCTTCTCCGACAAGAATTTCTACAAAGCCCTCGGCACGACGGCGATCTTCTCGTTCGGGATGGTCGCAATCGCGGTACCACTCGGCGGCCTGTTGGCCTTTCTGATCACGAGAACCGACGTGAGGGCCAAGCGCCTCCTCGAGGTCCTCGTGCTCGTGCCGATGTTCATCTCGTCCATCGTGCTCGCCTTCGGCTACACCGTCTCGGTCGGTCCGACGGGCTTCGTCTCCCTCTTCGTCCGCGACATCATCGGCGTTGTTCCCTGGAACATTTACAGCCTGCCGGGCATGATCCTGATCGCTGGCCTCAGCCACGTGCCGCACGTCTATCTTTACGTGTCCTCGGCCATGCGCAATCTGCCGTCCGACCTCGAGGAAGCTGCGCGCACGACCGGCGCATCGATATGGCAGGTCTCGCGTGACGTGACCCTGCCCATGGTTCTGCCGGCTCTGATCTTTGCTGCCGCGCTCAACATCCTGCTTGGCTTCGAGACCTTCGGCATTCCGCTTGTGCTCGGGGATCCCAACGGCATCATGGTGCTGACCACGTATATCTACAAACTGACGACGCTGTTCGGTACGCCAACCTACCAGCTTATGGCAGTGGTCGCCGTCGTCCTGGTCCTGATCACACTTCCGCTCGTATGGATGCAGCGCAAGCTTTTGCGCAATGCCCGCAAATATGCGGCGATGGGCGGAAAGGGTGCGCGTGTCTCTACCCTCAAGCTAGGCAACAGCGGCCAGATCATCGCTCTCTCGATCATCGGCCTGTGGCTCTTCGTGTCGGTTGTCCTGCCGATCGGCGGAATTACCGTGCGCGCCTTTGTCGACGCCTGGGGAGAGGGGGTCAACCTGTGGTCCCAGCTCACCTTCTCGAACTTCAGCCGCATGCTGGAAGTGCCGAGCCTCTATAACGGTATCATCAACACGATCGTGCTTTCGGTGGTCGGCGGTGCCGTGGCAGTCGCAATCTACCTAGCCGTCGGCCTCGCCGGTCACCGCAACTGGGGCATGTCGAACACGGTGCTGGACTACATCGTGTTGCTGCCCCGCGCGCTTCCGGGCCTGGTGGTCGGTCTCGCCTTCTTCTGGGTTTTCCTGTTCGTGCCCTTGCTGACGCCCTTGCGGCCGACACTCGTCAGCCTCTTTGTCGCCTATCTCGTCGTCGGCCTCTCCTACGGTCTGCGCCTGCTGCAGGGCACGCTGATCCAGGTGGCTCCGGAACTCGAGGAATCGGCGCGCACGACCGGCGCGACAATCGGCCGGACATGGAAGGACGTGGTTATTCCAATCGTCCGTCCCGGCCTCGCCGGCGCCTGGGCGCTGATCATGATCATCTTCCTTCGCGAATATGCGACGGGCGTCTATCTCATGGGCGCAGGCACTGAAGTGATCGGCTCGCTGATGGTCTCGCTTCTGCAGACCGGCGCGATGAACACGATCGCCGCGCTCGCCCTCATCAGCATCGTATTGACGGGCGCAGGCCTCGCACTCGCCCTCCGTTTGGGAGCAAAAATCCATGACTGA
- a CDS encoding ABC transporter substrate-binding protein: MNRQHTVRSTAFAVTAAFMTAFAATASAQEVPAGYPADYADLIAKAKEEGTVSVYTSTDAAQSQKLQDGFTKKYGIKIAYNDLGTNGTYNQVISEAAAGQTTADVVWSSAMDLQMTLVQDGYGMEYASPEAGQLPGWANYKNTLYATTVEPIGVIYNTKALSEDKLPKTYADMITFLKENKDMLQGKVATFDPEKSGSGFLHHSNDARNREDFWDLARAMGDDGAKIYSSSGGMKETVVSGENIIAINIIGSYALDWVKESPNLGVHFASDYTPAFSRLALITKDAPHSNAAKLFVDYMLSAEGQSLLAEGGLPSVREDVTSGLNVKTLNERVGGGLKPIAVDEGVLEYMDQMKRVQFFNDWKEALGR; the protein is encoded by the coding sequence ATGAACAGGCAACACACCGTCCGCTCGACAGCTTTCGCCGTCACCGCGGCATTCATGACCGCGTTTGCAGCCACTGCATCCGCACAGGAAGTACCGGCCGGCTATCCGGCAGACTATGCCGACCTCATCGCCAAGGCGAAGGAGGAGGGCACCGTGTCCGTCTACACCTCTACGGACGCTGCCCAGTCGCAAAAACTGCAGGATGGCTTCACCAAGAAATACGGCATCAAGATCGCGTATAACGACCTCGGCACGAACGGCACCTATAACCAGGTGATATCCGAGGCCGCGGCCGGCCAGACGACAGCCGATGTCGTCTGGAGCTCGGCCATGGACCTGCAGATGACGCTGGTTCAGGACGGTTACGGCATGGAATACGCCTCACCGGAGGCGGGCCAGCTGCCGGGTTGGGCAAACTACAAGAACACACTCTACGCCACGACCGTCGAGCCGATCGGCGTGATCTACAACACCAAGGCCCTGTCGGAAGACAAGCTGCCGAAGACCTATGCGGACATGATCACCTTCCTGAAGGAAAACAAGGACATGCTGCAGGGCAAGGTGGCGACCTTCGATCCTGAGAAGAGCGGCTCCGGCTTCCTTCATCATTCCAACGATGCTCGCAACCGCGAGGACTTCTGGGATCTCGCCAGGGCCATGGGCGACGACGGGGCCAAAATCTATTCGAGCTCCGGAGGAATGAAGGAAACGGTCGTTTCCGGCGAAAACATCATCGCCATCAACATCATCGGCTCCTATGCGCTCGACTGGGTCAAGGAAAGCCCGAACCTCGGCGTCCATTTCGCCAGTGACTATACGCCGGCCTTCTCGCGTCTGGCGCTTATCACCAAGGATGCACCGCATTCGAACGCCGCGAAGCTCTTCGTCGACTACATGCTCTCGGCCGAGGGCCAGTCGCTTCTCGCGGAAGGCGGACTTCCCTCGGTCCGCGAGGATGTGACCTCCGGCCTCAACGTCAAGACGCTCAACGAGCGTGTGGGCGGCGGTCTCAAGCCGATTGCGGTCGATGAAGGCGTGCTCGAATACATGGACCAGATGAAACGCGTCCAGTTCTTCAACGACTGGAAGGAAGCGCTCGGTCGCTGA
- a CDS encoding isocitrate/isopropylmalate dehydrogenase family protein — protein MKIFVTPCDGIGPEITAATMEVMKATDAAFGLGLEYHFEDTGFASLEKHGSTLRDETIELARTFDGIILGPQSHMDYPPRDKGGVNVSAGFRVKLDLYANVRPARSRAFLNDAKKMDLVIMREATEGFYPDRNMYAGTGEFMPTPDVALSVRKITANACERIARQAFLLAMKRGRKVTAVHKANNFILTDGLFLQQVRKVAAEFPEVRLNDVIIDAMAAHLVRDPSRYDVIVATNFYSDILSDLASELSGSLGLAGSINANAETGLVCAQAQHGSAPDIQNQNIANPTSLILSAAMMLSWLGEQRGLPQFEAAGAEIERAVDEVLANPATRTRDLGGNTNTDTFGSLVARAVQNRGGDRKAVNA, from the coding sequence ATGAAAATATTCGTAACGCCGTGTGATGGGATTGGTCCCGAGATCACCGCGGCAACAATGGAGGTCATGAAGGCCACGGACGCGGCGTTCGGTCTCGGCCTCGAATACCACTTTGAGGACACAGGCTTCGCCAGCCTGGAAAAACACGGTTCGACGCTCCGGGATGAGACGATCGAGCTTGCCCGCACCTTCGACGGGATCATTCTCGGTCCCCAGTCGCACATGGACTATCCGCCCCGCGACAAGGGCGGCGTGAACGTCTCGGCCGGCTTCCGTGTCAAGCTCGATCTTTACGCCAATGTGCGCCCGGCACGCTCCCGCGCGTTTTTGAACGATGCGAAGAAGATGGACCTCGTGATCATGCGTGAGGCGACCGAAGGCTTCTATCCGGACCGCAACATGTATGCCGGGACGGGCGAATTCATGCCGACGCCGGATGTCGCCCTCTCGGTCCGCAAGATCACCGCGAATGCCTGCGAGCGCATAGCGCGCCAGGCCTTTCTGCTTGCCATGAAGCGCGGCAGGAAGGTCACGGCCGTCCACAAGGCCAATAATTTCATTCTGACGGATGGCCTATTTCTGCAACAGGTGCGCAAGGTCGCCGCCGAATTCCCGGAAGTCAGGCTCAACGACGTCATCATCGATGCCATGGCGGCGCATCTCGTGCGCGACCCGTCGCGCTATGACGTGATCGTCGCAACGAACTTCTATTCTGACATTCTTTCCGACCTCGCGAGCGAGCTTTCCGGCAGCCTCGGCCTGGCCGGTTCCATCAACGCCAACGCCGAGACCGGCCTCGTCTGCGCGCAGGCACAGCACGGCTCGGCGCCCGATATCCAGAACCAGAACATCGCCAACCCGACGTCGCTCATCCTCTCGGCAGCGATGATGCTGAGCTGGCTCGGCGAGCAGCGCGGCCTTCCGCAATTCGAGGCCGCCGGCGCAGAGATCGAGCGAGCCGTCGACGAGGTCCTCGCCAATCCGGCGACGCGCACGCGCGATCTCGGCGGCAACACCAACACAGACACCTTTGGCTCACTCGTGGCCCGGGCTGTCCAAAATCGCGGCGGCGACCGAAAGGCCGTCAATGCCTAA
- a CDS encoding GntR family transcriptional regulator codes for MRSSQLAQTIANEITLLVTSGELAVGDHLKTQQLADRFGVSRSPVREAMDMLATQGLLEQKENRGFFVKEVTESIAERVRDDAEPFEVANDYQRLAEDWLTDRIPAEVTEQMLRERYDLTKSQVNDVLMRASREGWAERKQGYGWRFLPVAKTPEAFEQIYRFRMLIEPAAMLEPEFRLDRKIIEEQRRIQLRMLESDIERLPAERLLHNGALFHEELIKMSNNPFFHLSLVRVNRMRRLLEYRSRVDRSRTVRQCREHLEILDLLERGEVVEASYAMRRHLGGALSKKSPVTWSWSHQAHEKELLEK; via the coding sequence ATGCGCTCCAGCCAGTTGGCACAGACCATTGCAAATGAAATCACCCTCCTGGTCACGTCTGGAGAGCTGGCGGTTGGGGATCACCTCAAGACGCAGCAATTGGCAGATCGCTTTGGCGTCTCCCGCTCACCGGTTCGCGAGGCGATGGACATGCTGGCCACGCAAGGTCTCCTCGAGCAGAAGGAAAACAGGGGGTTCTTCGTCAAGGAGGTCACGGAAAGCATTGCCGAACGCGTTCGCGACGATGCGGAGCCGTTCGAGGTCGCCAATGACTACCAGCGTCTTGCAGAAGACTGGCTCACCGACCGCATACCGGCCGAAGTCACCGAGCAGATGCTGAGAGAGCGGTACGATCTGACGAAATCGCAGGTCAACGATGTCTTGATGCGCGCGTCACGTGAAGGATGGGCGGAGCGCAAGCAGGGCTACGGCTGGCGCTTCCTGCCGGTCGCCAAAACGCCCGAAGCCTTCGAACAAATCTATCGGTTCCGCATGCTTATCGAGCCTGCGGCGATGCTGGAACCTGAGTTTCGACTCGATCGCAAGATCATCGAGGAGCAACGGCGCATTCAATTGCGAATGCTGGAATCGGATATCGAGCGACTGCCGGCCGAACGGCTTCTCCACAACGGTGCGCTTTTCCATGAAGAGCTGATCAAGATGTCGAACAATCCGTTTTTCCACCTCTCGCTCGTGCGCGTGAACAGAATGCGCCGGTTGCTCGAATATCGTTCGCGGGTCGATCGCAGCCGCACCGTGCGCCAGTGCAGGGAGCACCTCGAAATCCTTGATCTTCTTGAGCGCGGCGAGGTCGTCGAGGCTTCCTATGCGATGCGACGGCACCTGGGTGGCGCGCTTTCGAAGAAGTCGCCCGTAACCTGGTCCTGGTCGCATCAGGCGCATGAAAAAGAACTTCTCGAAAAATAG
- the acnA gene encoding aconitate hydratase AcnA, which yields MCFREVPTSHGVVKAIDLTSTFGPDFHRLPFVHRILLENVARKDTICLPRMIEAMRRWLVSGASEAEVVFHPSRVLMHDTTCVPALVDIAAMRDAVAEAGGDPANLTPVLPVDVSVDHSVGVDMYGQPRSRAFNMQREMERNSERYRLMKWATQALPGVTVHPPGTGIMHTLNLEQLATVMRLEERHDETWATPDTLIGTDSHTPMINGIGVLAWGVGGLEAESVLFGFPVTLRLPEVVGVRLTGRLSPGVLSTDLALEVTHLLRRHKVSGEFVEFFGPGVSTLTGGDRAVIANMAPEYGATTGYFPIDGQTIEYLRRTGRRAEHGSMVEGVARAMGLWFDPDAEPRYSRVVELDLGNVRPLLAGPRRPQDKCALTEAASALETAAGGPFEEISNGIPDGAIAIAAITSCTNTSDQRLLAAAGLVARKANRLGLRPPHWVKTSLAPGSPSAELFLRRSGLLTDLEATGFNIVGHGCTTCIGNSGPLQPDMAEAIANGTVAAALLSGNRNFPGRVHPSLQFGFLASPPHVVALSMIGKFCRDPLNVKVADTADGSAVCLGDLLPSDEEIDAILRDFSQCEDFGRAFHDATKNDAWLALEAPSSPTFPWDEISTYIQRPPFAVASNTNRLGTYTAHPLLVLGDDMTTDHISPAGQIDAESYAGRHLVAAGDPPNDLNVYAARRGNWAAMVRGLFDNPTASNLLLDGRPASRTVYAPTMDEGPLWEVAERYRQEGRSVVIVAGERYGAGSSRDWAAKGLALLGVRAVIARSFERIHRTNLIGMGILPIVIENTIPSLSALDLIEVDARHIEARCGIRLVLLSASGAAKTLTARAAVETEQEVETLVAGGMIPLILDRHLAELVVPKTPDFVRPIPGGAFTKEGSK from the coding sequence ATGTGCTTTCGAGAGGTGCCTACGTCCCATGGGGTCGTTAAAGCGATTGATCTCACGTCCACCTTCGGCCCGGACTTCCACAGGCTGCCGTTTGTTCATCGAATCCTGCTGGAAAACGTCGCCAGGAAAGACACAATCTGCCTGCCCCGCATGATTGAAGCCATGCGGCGCTGGCTTGTCAGCGGCGCGAGTGAGGCTGAGGTCGTTTTCCATCCGTCGCGTGTCCTGATGCACGACACGACCTGCGTACCCGCCCTCGTCGATATCGCTGCCATGCGCGACGCCGTCGCCGAAGCCGGCGGCGACCCGGCGAACCTCACGCCGGTCCTGCCAGTCGACGTATCCGTCGATCATAGTGTCGGCGTCGACATGTATGGACAGCCTCGGTCCCGCGCCTTTAACATGCAACGCGAAATGGAGCGCAACAGTGAGCGCTACCGCCTGATGAAATGGGCAACCCAAGCCCTTCCAGGTGTTACGGTGCATCCGCCTGGCACCGGGATCATGCACACGCTCAATCTCGAGCAGCTGGCGACCGTCATGCGTCTCGAGGAGCGGCACGACGAAACCTGGGCGACGCCGGACACGCTCATCGGCACTGACAGTCATACGCCGATGATCAACGGCATCGGAGTTCTCGCCTGGGGCGTTGGCGGGCTGGAGGCGGAAAGCGTCCTCTTTGGTTTTCCGGTCACGTTACGGCTGCCGGAGGTCGTCGGCGTGCGCCTGACCGGACGGCTGTCCCCCGGCGTGCTCTCGACAGACCTTGCCCTGGAGGTCACGCACCTCCTACGGCGCCACAAGGTCTCGGGAGAGTTTGTCGAATTCTTCGGGCCAGGGGTGTCGACGCTCACCGGCGGCGACCGCGCCGTCATTGCCAATATGGCGCCCGAATATGGTGCGACGACCGGCTATTTCCCAATCGACGGACAGACTATCGAGTACCTGCGGCGAACCGGCCGAAGGGCGGAGCACGGCTCAATGGTTGAAGGTGTCGCCCGAGCGATGGGGCTCTGGTTCGATCCGGACGCGGAGCCGCGCTACAGTCGGGTCGTCGAACTTGATCTCGGCAATGTGCGTCCCCTTCTTGCCGGGCCGCGGCGCCCGCAGGACAAATGCGCGCTGACTGAGGCTGCATCTGCCTTGGAGACGGCAGCCGGCGGGCCGTTTGAGGAGATATCCAACGGGATTCCGGACGGCGCGATTGCTATCGCGGCCATCACGAGTTGCACCAACACCTCCGACCAGCGTCTGCTAGCTGCCGCTGGTCTTGTGGCCCGCAAGGCAAACAGGCTCGGTCTGCGGCCGCCTCACTGGGTCAAGACATCATTAGCGCCGGGCTCGCCGTCTGCCGAACTCTTCCTGAGAAGAAGCGGACTGCTGACGGATCTGGAGGCGACCGGCTTCAACATCGTGGGTCATGGATGCACCACCTGCATCGGAAATTCGGGGCCGCTCCAGCCGGACATGGCCGAAGCAATCGCCAATGGCACTGTCGCCGCCGCCCTTCTCTCGGGCAATCGCAACTTCCCCGGCCGGGTGCATCCGAGCCTGCAGTTCGGCTTCCTCGCCTCGCCGCCGCATGTCGTCGCCCTCTCGATGATCGGAAAATTCTGTCGGGATCCGTTGAATGTCAAAGTCGCGGACACCGCGGACGGATCCGCCGTCTGCCTTGGCGATCTCCTCCCGTCCGATGAGGAAATCGATGCCATTTTGCGTGACTTTTCGCAGTGCGAGGATTTTGGCCGGGCGTTTCACGACGCCACGAAGAACGATGCATGGCTTGCCCTCGAGGCGCCATCCTCTCCAACATTTCCCTGGGATGAAATCTCCACCTATATCCAGCGACCGCCCTTTGCCGTCGCGAGCAACACCAATCGGCTCGGAACCTATACGGCCCATCCGCTGCTCGTGCTGGGCGACGACATGACCACGGATCACATCTCGCCCGCCGGCCAGATCGATGCCGAGAGTTATGCCGGACGCCATCTCGTTGCGGCCGGCGATCCGCCAAACGACCTCAACGTCTATGCGGCCAGACGCGGGAACTGGGCGGCCATGGTCCGCGGTCTCTTCGACAATCCCACGGCGTCCAACCTCCTGCTTGACGGGCGACCGGCCTCAAGAACCGTGTATGCCCCTACCATGGATGAAGGCCCGCTATGGGAGGTGGCCGAACGCTACCGGCAGGAAGGGCGCTCCGTCGTGATCGTAGCCGGTGAGCGATATGGCGCCGGTTCTTCGCGCGACTGGGCAGCCAAGGGCCTTGCGCTGCTTGGGGTGCGCGCCGTCATCGCCAGAAGTTTCGAGCGCATCCACCGCACGAACCTGATCGGCATGGGAATCCTGCCCATCGTCATCGAGAACACAATTCCCTCACTTTCGGCACTGGACCTCATCGAAGTTGACGCCAGGCACATAGAAGCGCGCTGCGGTATCAGGCTGGTCTTGCTGAGCGCCTCTGGCGCAGCCAAGACATTGACGGCGCGCGCCGCGGTGGAGACGGAGCAGGAGGTTGAAACGCTTGTCGCTGGCGGGATGATTCCCCTCATTCTTGACCGCCACCTGGCGGAACTGGTGGTACCCAAGACGCCCGATTTCGTTCGCCCCATACCGGGCGGCGCATTTACTAAGGAAGGAAGTAAATAG
- a CDS encoding polysaccharide deacetylase family protein, giving the protein MTIASIWETLADRLDRLQEAGQSVDFWLRDDDAVEPTAALHRLLDLTDRFSVPVILAVIPAGTDERLSRCIAGRPLVDVAVHGWSHQNHAPATEKRQELGGHRSREMVASDLRAGWARLRALYPAAMVPLLVPPWNRIDPGLVPGLHEIGFRALSVFGPEDGKKSAVLRVPGLQLINAHVDVMDWHGTRGCRPHGEILRDIDRRLDEIEKGGGTVGILTHHLVHDESVWEFLSRLFDITASHAACRWRRVADLLGQ; this is encoded by the coding sequence ATGACGATCGCATCGATCTGGGAAACGCTGGCCGACAGGCTCGATCGCCTGCAGGAGGCAGGCCAATCGGTCGACTTTTGGCTGCGGGACGACGACGCCGTCGAGCCGACGGCCGCGCTCCACCGATTGCTCGACCTCACCGACCGCTTTTCGGTGCCGGTGATCTTGGCCGTCATTCCGGCAGGTACCGATGAGCGCCTTTCGCGCTGCATTGCCGGCCGACCGCTTGTCGATGTTGCCGTCCACGGGTGGTCCCATCAAAACCATGCCCCCGCTACAGAAAAACGCCAGGAACTAGGAGGTCACAGGTCGCGCGAGATGGTGGCGTCCGACTTGCGCGCCGGTTGGGCGCGTCTGCGCGCGCTTTATCCTGCCGCTATGGTGCCGCTCCTCGTTCCGCCATGGAACCGGATCGACCCGGGGCTGGTGCCCGGACTGCACGAGATCGGCTTTAGGGCCCTTTCGGTTTTCGGACCGGAGGACGGGAAAAAATCCGCCGTGTTACGCGTCCCGGGGCTGCAGCTCATAAACGCCCATGTGGATGTGATGGACTGGCACGGCACCCGCGGCTGCCGCCCTCATGGCGAGATCCTTCGCGACATCGATCGCCGGCTGGATGAAATCGAGAAGGGCGGCGGGACGGTGGGAATTCTCACCCACCACCTCGTTCACGACGAGAGCGTATGGGAATTCCTATCCAGACTTTTCGACATCACCGCCTCGCACGCTGCCTGCCGCTGGCGCAGGGTTGCGGATCTTTTAGGCCAATGA